A genomic segment from Burkholderia plantarii encodes:
- a CDS encoding organic hydroperoxide resistance protein, whose amino-acid sequence MNILYQTSATSTGGRDGRAVSADNKLDVKLAAPRELGGTGAEGTNPEQLFAAGYSACFLSAMKFVAGQTKQTLPADTTVTGQVGIGPNDQGGFGLDVELRISLPGLEPEAAKALVDKAHEVCPYSNATRNNVPVRLVIA is encoded by the coding sequence ATGAACATCCTCTACCAGACGAGCGCAACGAGCACGGGCGGCCGCGACGGCCGGGCGGTTTCGGCAGACAACAAGCTGGACGTGAAGCTGGCGGCGCCGCGCGAACTCGGCGGCACGGGCGCGGAAGGCACGAACCCGGAGCAGCTGTTCGCCGCCGGTTATTCGGCCTGCTTCCTGAGCGCGATGAAATTCGTCGCCGGCCAGACGAAGCAGACGCTGCCGGCCGATACGACGGTGACGGGGCAAGTGGGGATCGGCCCGAACGACCAGGGCGGCTTCGGGCTCGACGTCGAGCTGCGCATCTCGCTGCCTGGTCTCGAGCCGGAAGCGGCGAAGGCGCTCGTCGACAAGGCGCACGAGGTGTGTCCGTACTCGAACGCGACGCGCAACAACGTGCCGGTGCGACTCGTGATCGCGTAA
- a CDS encoding GPO family capsid scaffolding protein has product MAQDAKKTKFFCIATEGATTDGRKIDRQMLEQMASSYDPKKYGARINMEHIRGIYPDSAFRAYGDVIALKTDKHEGISFHPSKTVNSSGVRLLIEMTPDLRETLDRARGGKITAIGPVICTHAGGRFTYIGAYSGWKRACQRARLAYEKDCEEKRITPDPRYLIGMHFHDLRAKALTDLKRQRGAAAAQSLAGHTTESMTAHYTKSREVERVQPVPLARLS; this is encoded by the coding sequence ATGGCACAGGACGCAAAGAAGACGAAGTTTTTCTGCATCGCGACGGAAGGCGCAACCACGGACGGTCGAAAGATCGACCGCCAGATGCTCGAGCAAATGGCGAGCAGCTACGACCCGAAGAAGTACGGCGCCCGGATCAACATGGAACACATTCGCGGCATTTATCCGGACAGCGCATTCCGCGCATACGGTGACGTCATCGCGCTGAAGACCGATAAGCACGAGGGTATTTCGTTTCACCCGAGCAAGACCGTCAACAGCAGCGGCGTGCGCCTGCTGATCGAGATGACACCCGACCTCAGAGAAACATTGGATCGAGCCCGCGGCGGCAAGATCACCGCCATCGGGCCAGTGATTTGCACGCATGCCGGTGGCCGCTTCACCTATATCGGCGCGTACTCAGGCTGGAAGCGCGCCTGCCAACGCGCACGATTGGCCTACGAGAAAGACTGTGAAGAAAAGCGAATCACTCCGGACCCGCGCTACCTGATCGGCATGCATTTCCACGATCTGCGGGCGAAGGCACTGACCGATCTGAAGCGGCAGCGGGGAGCGGCGGCCGCGCAATCCCTGGCCGGCCACACGACCGAAAGCATGACGGCGCATTACACGAAATCGCGAGAAGTCGAACGCGTCCAACCCGTTCCATTGGCCCGTCTAAGTTAG
- a CDS encoding phage portal protein has translation MSRKYRRGARRRKHDRAEPAAGAMRAPAPRAEVFSFGDPVEVMDRRELLEYVECMRMGNWYEPPLPLDGLARSFRAAPHHSSAIYVKRNILVQSYVEHPLLSRADFSRFVLEYLVFANSYLELRTNRLGTPMALKCSLAKYTRVGLEPDQYWFVTNVREPHAFPKGSVYHLYEPDLNQEIYGLPEYLSALNSTWLNESATLFRRRYYKNGSHAGFILYMTDAAERQEDVDNLRSALKNAKGPGNFRNLFMYAPKGKKDGIQLLPIGEVAAKDEFWNIKKVTVEDQLAAHRVPPQLMGIIPSNAGGFGDVEKAAGVFNGLEIDPLKARLREVNDWLGVEVVRFRDFEMPKG, from the coding sequence ATGTCACGTAAGTATCGACGCGGCGCCAGGCGCCGCAAGCATGATCGCGCCGAGCCGGCGGCTGGTGCGATGAGGGCGCCAGCGCCGCGCGCGGAGGTTTTTTCGTTCGGCGATCCGGTCGAGGTGATGGATCGGCGCGAACTGCTTGAGTACGTTGAATGCATGCGGATGGGGAACTGGTACGAGCCGCCGCTACCCCTCGACGGGCTCGCGCGCTCGTTCCGAGCCGCGCCGCACCATAGCTCGGCCATCTACGTGAAGCGCAATATCCTGGTGCAGTCGTATGTTGAGCATCCGCTACTGTCGCGTGCGGACTTCAGCCGATTCGTGCTGGAGTACCTGGTCTTCGCGAACAGCTACCTCGAGCTGCGCACGAACCGGCTCGGCACGCCGATGGCGCTGAAGTGCTCGCTCGCGAAATACACGCGGGTCGGCCTCGAGCCGGATCAGTACTGGTTCGTGACGAACGTGCGTGAGCCGCATGCGTTCCCGAAGGGCTCGGTCTATCACCTGTACGAGCCGGACCTGAACCAGGAAATCTACGGGCTGCCGGAATATCTGTCGGCCCTGAACTCGACCTGGTTGAACGAGAGCGCCACGCTGTTCCGCCGGCGCTACTACAAGAACGGCAGCCACGCGGGCTTCATCCTGTACATGACGGACGCGGCTGAACGGCAGGAGGACGTAGACAATCTGCGCTCGGCGCTGAAGAACGCGAAGGGCCCGGGCAACTTTCGGAATCTGTTCATGTACGCGCCGAAGGGGAAGAAGGACGGCATCCAGCTCCTGCCGATCGGCGAGGTCGCGGCAAAGGACGAGTTCTGGAATATCAAGAAGGTGACGGTCGAGGACCAACTCGCGGCGCACCGCGTGCCGCCGCAGCTCATGGGGATCATCCCGTCGAACGCGGGTGGGTTCGGTGACGTGGAGAAGGCGGCCGGGGTGTTTAACGGCCTCGAGATCGATCCGCTGAAGGCCCGGCTCCGGGAGGTGAACGACTGGCTCGGGGTCGAGGTCGTTCGGTTCAGGGACTTCGAGATGCCGAAGGGCTGA
- a CDS encoding DUF3563 family protein translates to MYLLSRLFLFLTKSSEQIAKERADAYLADATDLYDLEFRIRKLDHDAARRAPSWMAAR, encoded by the coding sequence ATGTACTTGCTGAGCCGCCTGTTCCTGTTCCTGACGAAATCCTCCGAGCAGATCGCGAAAGAGCGCGCCGACGCCTATCTGGCCGACGCGACCGATCTGTACGATCTCGAATTTCGCATCCGCAAGCTCGATCACGATGCCGCGCGCCGCGCGCCTTCGTGGATGGCAGCGCGCTGA
- a CDS encoding type II toxin-antitoxin system HicB family antitoxin, whose product MINAMTYKGYYARVDFDGRDNIFVGHVLGIDDKISFHGETVAELTQDFHAAVDHYLDECARMKRAPQKPASGRLMLRLAPETHAAVGVAAGIANESINQWSEEVLKRAAQEVLERAAHA is encoded by the coding sequence ATGATCAACGCAATGACGTACAAGGGCTATTACGCCCGCGTCGACTTCGACGGCCGCGACAACATCTTTGTTGGGCACGTGCTCGGCATCGACGACAAAATTAGCTTTCATGGCGAGACTGTCGCGGAACTCACGCAAGACTTTCACGCTGCCGTCGATCATTATCTGGACGAGTGCGCGCGTATGAAGCGTGCGCCCCAAAAGCCCGCATCCGGCCGGCTCATGCTACGCCTCGCACCCGAAACGCACGCCGCAGTGGGCGTTGCTGCCGGCATCGCCAACGAAAGCATCAACCAATGGTCTGAGGAAGTACTGAAACGCGCTGCGCAGGAAGTGCTCGAACGCGCCGCACATGCTTGA
- a CDS encoding homoserine kinase — MAVFTAVSDSDLAQWMRHYDLGEVVAFRGIPSGIENSNFFLTTTRGEYILTLFEKLTATQLPFYLELMRHLARHGVPVPDPVERADGTLFGELHGKPAAIVTKLDGSAEFAPGEAHCIEVGQMLARMHLAGRDYANRQPNLRSLPWWRENVPAIAPFIDAGQRALLEGELAHQQRFFGSDDYAALPDGPCHCDLFRDNVLFAGAAPDTGQAVRLGGFFDFYFAGCDKWLFDVAVTVNDWCSDLATGALDAERADALLRAYQTVRPFTDGERRHWPDMLRAGAYRFWVSRLYDFHLPRAAEMLKPHDPGHFERILRERIAHAQPLPERHAPCN, encoded by the coding sequence ATGGCCGTTTTCACCGCAGTCTCCGACTCCGATCTCGCGCAATGGATGCGCCACTACGATCTCGGCGAAGTCGTCGCGTTTCGCGGCATTCCGTCCGGCATCGAAAACAGCAATTTTTTCCTGACGACGACGCGCGGCGAATACATCCTCACCCTGTTCGAGAAGCTGACGGCCACCCAGTTGCCGTTCTACCTCGAACTGATGCGCCATCTGGCACGGCACGGCGTGCCGGTGCCCGACCCCGTGGAGCGTGCCGACGGCACGCTGTTTGGCGAGTTGCACGGCAAGCCGGCCGCGATCGTCACGAAGCTCGACGGTTCGGCCGAGTTCGCGCCGGGCGAGGCCCACTGCATCGAGGTGGGCCAGATGCTCGCGCGCATGCACCTGGCGGGCCGCGACTACGCGAACCGCCAACCGAACCTGCGCAGCCTGCCGTGGTGGCGCGAGAACGTGCCGGCGATCGCGCCGTTCATCGACGCCGGCCAGCGCGCGCTGCTGGAGGGCGAACTCGCGCACCAGCAGCGCTTCTTCGGCTCCGATGACTACGCGGCGCTGCCCGACGGCCCGTGCCACTGCGACCTGTTCCGCGACAATGTGCTGTTCGCCGGCGCGGCGCCGGACACCGGCCAGGCGGTGCGCCTCGGCGGCTTCTTCGATTTCTATTTCGCCGGCTGCGACAAGTGGCTGTTCGACGTGGCCGTGACCGTCAACGACTGGTGCTCGGACCTCGCCACGGGCGCGCTCGACGCCGAACGCGCCGACGCGCTGCTGCGCGCCTACCAGACCGTGCGCCCGTTCACCGACGGCGAGCGCCGCCACTGGCCCGACATGCTGCGCGCGGGTGCGTACCGTTTCTGGGTGTCGCGCCTGTATGATTTCCACCTGCCCCGCGCCGCGGAGATGCTCAAACCGCACGACCCGGGCCATTTCGAGCGGATCCTGCGCGAGCGCATCGCCCACGCGCAGCCCCTCCCCGAACGACACGCCCCATGCAACTGA
- a CDS encoding BPSS1780 family membrane protein, protein MQLIEVPAKTGYVWFRQGIWLFRRNPLAFITLFFSYLLAMMIVSLVPVIGAALPLLFIPGISVGFMAACRDAVAGKPVLPTILLDGFRSYGSLTMQRLFTLGGLYVVSIAIVFACSAFGDGGTLLRIMFGLGVDGLDPATILTTNTLVALLISALLYVPVSMMFWFAPVLTAWHEIPPAKALFFSVVSCWRNRWAFTLYGLLWFAVAIGVSFALAWLMHAIGAGPYAMTVMMPASVVVTAALYCSFYATYRGCFGVQEPGSPAVPPAR, encoded by the coding sequence ATGCAACTGATCGAAGTCCCCGCCAAGACCGGCTACGTCTGGTTCCGCCAGGGCATCTGGCTATTCCGCCGCAATCCGCTCGCGTTCATCACGCTGTTCTTCAGCTACCTGCTGGCGATGATGATCGTGTCGCTGGTGCCGGTGATCGGCGCGGCGCTGCCGCTGCTGTTCATCCCCGGCATCTCGGTCGGCTTCATGGCCGCCTGCCGCGACGCGGTGGCCGGCAAGCCGGTGCTGCCGACGATCCTGCTCGACGGCTTCCGCTCCTACGGCAGCCTGACGATGCAGCGCCTGTTCACGCTCGGCGGCCTCTACGTCGTGTCGATCGCGATCGTGTTCGCCTGCTCGGCGTTTGGCGACGGCGGCACGCTGCTGCGGATCATGTTCGGCCTCGGCGTCGACGGTCTGGACCCGGCCACGATCCTCACCACCAACACCCTGGTCGCGCTGCTGATCTCGGCGCTGCTCTACGTGCCGGTGTCGATGATGTTCTGGTTCGCGCCGGTGCTGACCGCCTGGCACGAGATCCCGCCCGCCAAGGCGCTGTTCTTCAGCGTCGTCAGCTGCTGGCGCAACCGCTGGGCGTTCACGCTGTACGGGCTGCTGTGGTTCGCGGTCGCGATCGGCGTGTCGTTCGCGCTGGCCTGGCTGATGCACGCGATCGGCGCCGGCCCCTACGCGATGACGGTCATGATGCCGGCCTCGGTGGTGGTCACGGCGGCGCTCTACTGCTCGTTCTACGCGACCTACCGCGGCTGCTTCGGCGTGCAGGAGCCGGGCAGCCCGGCCGTGCCGCCCGCGCGCTGA
- a CDS encoding MarR family winged helix-turn-helix transcriptional regulator: MNDLPAVPTTLDEQLCFALYSTSLAMTKAYKPLLERLSLTYPQYLTMLVLWETDDIAVKDIAARLNLDSATVTPLLKRLEALGYLERVRGTADERLVHARLTPAGAALRQAARSVPTELFCAMQQTPDFLIRLREELRQLRDALKDHNGD, translated from the coding sequence ATGAACGATCTCCCCGCCGTCCCCACCACGCTCGACGAGCAGCTCTGCTTCGCGCTCTATTCGACCTCGCTCGCGATGACGAAAGCGTACAAGCCGTTGCTCGAGCGGCTCTCGCTGACCTATCCGCAATACCTGACGATGCTCGTGCTCTGGGAAACCGACGACATCGCGGTCAAGGACATCGCCGCGCGCCTGAACCTCGACTCGGCCACCGTCACGCCGCTCCTGAAGCGGCTCGAGGCGCTCGGCTATCTCGAACGGGTACGCGGCACGGCCGACGAGCGCCTGGTCCACGCGCGGCTGACGCCGGCAGGCGCCGCGCTGCGCCAGGCAGCGCGCTCGGTGCCGACCGAACTCTTTTGCGCGATGCAGCAAACACCGGACTTCCTGATCCGCCTGCGCGAGGAATTACGGCAACTGCGCGACGCGCTGAAGGACCACAACGGCGACTGA
- a CDS encoding type II toxin-antitoxin system HicA family toxin — MKTKHVRTLTAIFTKPTLGGIVFADIEALVVALGGSIHEGAGSRIAFELNETRRYLHRPHPGKEAKRYQVEDMRDWFNQLGIKQ; from the coding sequence ATGAAAACGAAACATGTTCGCACGCTCACAGCGATCTTCACGAAACCGACACTGGGCGGCATCGTGTTCGCGGATATCGAAGCTCTGGTTGTTGCACTGGGCGGCAGCATTCACGAAGGCGCCGGGTCGCGGATCGCGTTCGAACTGAATGAAACGCGCCGCTATCTGCACCGCCCGCATCCGGGCAAAGAGGCGAAACGCTATCAGGTCGAAGATATGCGGGACTGGTTCAACCAATTGGGGATCAAACAATGA
- a CDS encoding AMP nucleosidase, with protein sequence MNNDINRQRPLSPENPPVEAFDDPVAAVARLSSIYETHTAFLRDAFARYRRNEPLGGHVRACYPFVRVRTDVNTHIDSRRSYGFVAGPGVFETTVTRPDLFASYYREQLRLLARNHNAKIEVGVSEQPIPIHFAFSEGIHLEGDLDRDRLLAMRDVFDVPNLANLDDRIVNGTYEPEPGGPFPLALFTGARVDFSLHRLRHYTATAPMHFQNYVLYTNYQFYIDEFVKLGRTMMSASDDPAVREYRSQYTSFVEPGDAITYNANLGNEPVEGAPAPRLPQMPAYHLKRADGSGITMVNIGVGPSNAKTITDHIAVLRPHAWVMLGHCAGLRNTQRLGDYVLAHGYVREDHVLDDDLPLWVPIPALAEVQVALERAVAQVTRLDGSELKRVMRTGTVASVDNRNWELRDHREPVQRLSQSRAIALDMESATIAANGFRFRVPYGTLLCVSDKPLHGELKLPGMADQFYRAQVDQHLQIGVMAMEILRTNGLAKLHSRKLRSFAEVAFQ encoded by the coding sequence ATGAACAACGACATCAATCGCCAACGTCCGCTCTCGCCTGAAAATCCGCCCGTCGAAGCGTTCGACGATCCCGTTGCCGCGGTCGCCCGGCTGTCCTCGATCTACGAAACCCATACCGCGTTCCTGCGCGATGCGTTCGCGCGCTACCGGCGCAACGAGCCGCTTGGCGGCCATGTGCGCGCCTGCTACCCGTTCGTGCGGGTGCGCACCGACGTCAACACCCACATCGATTCGCGCCGCTCGTATGGTTTCGTGGCCGGCCCGGGCGTGTTCGAGACCACCGTCACGCGTCCCGACCTGTTCGCGAGCTACTACCGCGAGCAGTTGCGCCTGCTCGCGCGCAATCACAACGCGAAGATCGAGGTGGGCGTATCCGAGCAGCCGATTCCGATCCATTTCGCGTTTTCCGAGGGCATCCACCTCGAAGGCGATCTCGACCGCGACCGCCTGCTGGCGATGCGCGACGTGTTCGACGTGCCGAACCTCGCCAACCTCGACGACCGGATCGTCAACGGCACCTACGAACCGGAGCCGGGCGGGCCGTTTCCGCTCGCGCTGTTTACCGGCGCGCGCGTCGATTTCTCGCTGCATCGGCTGCGCCACTACACGGCCACGGCGCCGATGCATTTCCAGAACTACGTGCTGTATACGAATTACCAGTTCTACATCGACGAATTCGTCAAGCTCGGCCGCACCATGATGTCGGCGAGCGACGATCCGGCCGTGCGCGAGTACCGCAGCCAGTACACGTCGTTCGTCGAGCCGGGCGACGCGATCACTTATAACGCGAATCTCGGCAACGAGCCCGTCGAGGGGGCGCCGGCGCCGCGACTGCCGCAAATGCCCGCCTATCACCTGAAGCGCGCCGACGGCAGCGGCATCACGATGGTCAACATCGGCGTCGGCCCGTCGAACGCCAAGACGATCACCGACCACATCGCCGTGCTGCGCCCGCACGCGTGGGTCATGCTCGGCCACTGCGCGGGGCTGCGCAACACGCAGCGGCTCGGCGACTACGTGCTGGCGCACGGCTACGTGCGCGAGGACCACGTGCTCGACGACGACCTGCCGCTCTGGGTGCCGATCCCGGCGCTGGCCGAGGTGCAGGTCGCGCTGGAGCGGGCGGTCGCGCAGGTCACCAGGCTCGACGGCAGCGAACTGAAGCGCGTGATGCGCACGGGCACGGTGGCGAGCGTCGACAACCGCAACTGGGAACTGCGCGACCACCGCGAGCCGGTGCAGCGGCTCTCGCAGAGCCGCGCGATCGCGCTGGACATGGAGAGCGCGACGATCGCCGCGAACGGGTTCCGCTTCCGCGTGCCTTACGGCACTTTGCTGTGCGTGTCGGACAAGCCGCTGCACGGCGAGCTGAAGCTGCCGGGGATGGCTGACCAGTTCTATCGCGCGCAGGTCGATCAGCATCTGCAGATCGGCGTGATGGCGATGGAGATCCTGCGCACCAACGGGCTGGCGAAGCTGCACAGCCGCAAGCTGCGTAGCTTCGCGGAAGTGGCGTTTCAGTGA